In Paenibacillus sp. J23TS9, a single genomic region encodes these proteins:
- a CDS encoding nicotinate-nucleotide adenylyltransferase, producing MKVGIMGGTFDPIHIGHLLAAEAARDSFGLDQVWFMPSHIPPHKEQAGAAGEDRLGMVAEAISDHPCFRTLDIEIRRGGVSYTIDTVKDIRSSFENIDFHFIIGADMVNYLPKWEGIEELVGLMSFIGVGRPGSELDLDALPPYLKGKVLLADMPQVDISSTEIRERLATGHSIRYMVTDNVYDYIRRSGLYGIRPGRTD from the coding sequence ATGAAGGTAGGTATCATGGGCGGCACCTTTGATCCCATTCATATCGGCCATTTGCTGGCAGCAGAAGCGGCAAGGGATTCGTTCGGGCTTGACCAGGTCTGGTTCATGCCCAGCCATATTCCGCCCCATAAGGAACAGGCCGGAGCTGCCGGAGAGGATCGGCTCGGCATGGTGGCCGAAGCGATCTCCGATCATCCTTGTTTCCGTACACTGGATATTGAAATCAGAAGGGGCGGCGTTTCCTATACCATTGATACGGTGAAGGATATCCGCAGCTCTTTTGAAAATATAGATTTCCACTTTATCATCGGTGCCGATATGGTCAATTACCTTCCCAAATGGGAAGGCATTGAGGAACTGGTTGGGCTCATGAGCTTTATCGGTGTCGGACGACCGGGTTCCGAGCTGGATTTGGATGCACTGCCTCCTTATTTAAAAGGAAAGGTGCTTCTTGCCGACATGCCCCAGGTTGATATTTCTTCTACAGAAATCAGGGAAAGGCTGGCCACAGGTCATTCGATCCGTTATATGGTAACGGACAATGTCTATGACTATATCAGAAGGAGCGGATTGTATGGAATTCGGCCGGGAAGAACTGATTAA
- the rsfS gene encoding ribosome silencing factor — translation MTLTSEQLLNLAVEAAEDKKAMNVVALDLKGVSLISDYFVICHGNSDVQVQSIATEIRKRVQETGSEIRGIEGMNSARWVLIDLGDVIVHVFHRDERDYYNIERLWSDAKVVENV, via the coding sequence ATGACCCTTACATCAGAACAATTGTTAAACCTGGCAGTAGAAGCTGCTGAAGATAAAAAAGCAATGAACGTCGTGGCGCTTGATTTGAAAGGCGTTTCGTTGATCTCGGATTATTTTGTGATTTGTCACGGTAACTCAGACGTGCAGGTCCAATCTATTGCAACTGAAATCCGCAAGCGGGTTCAAGAAACTGGCTCGGAAATACGCGGAATTGAAGGTATGAACTCCGCACGTTGGGTACTCATTGACCTTGGAGATGTTATTGTTCATGTCTTCCACCGGGATGAACGCGATTATTACAATATCGAACGCTTGTGGTCGGATGCCAAGGTTGTGGAGAACGTATGA
- the yqeK gene encoding bis(5'-nucleosyl)-tetraphosphatase (symmetrical) YqeK, with translation MEFGREELIKLVSEQMPAMRWQHTQGVMESAVKLAGLYGADPVKAERAAILHDVAKYWPVKQMELVIRENDLSKDLLFYDKSLWHAEVGAFVAKRDYGVEDPEVLDAIKYHTSGRIGMTLMDKVVCLADYIEPGRDFPGVNNIRELAHHSLEEGLIAGFDSTISLLVSRRQIIYPLTVFARNDLIKQLEANS, from the coding sequence ATGGAATTCGGCCGGGAAGAACTGATTAAATTGGTTTCGGAGCAGATGCCGGCCATGCGCTGGCAGCATACACAGGGTGTGATGGAATCAGCAGTCAAGCTTGCCGGGCTGTATGGAGCAGATCCTGTAAAAGCGGAAAGAGCTGCGATTCTCCATGACGTTGCCAAATACTGGCCCGTCAAGCAGATGGAATTGGTAATCCGGGAGAATGATTTGTCCAAGGACCTTTTGTTTTATGATAAATCGCTTTGGCATGCAGAAGTGGGAGCTTTTGTCGCCAAGAGGGATTACGGAGTTGAAGACCCGGAGGTACTTGATGCGATCAAGTATCATACATCCGGGCGGATTGGCATGACACTCATGGATAAAGTGGTATGCCTGGCAGATTATATTGAGCCGGGAAGGGATTTTCCCGGCGTGAATAATATTCGCGAACTGGCTCACCATAGCCTTGAAGAAGGGCTGATTGCAGGTTTTGATTCAACAATTAGCCTGCTAGTATCGCGGCGGCAGATTATTTATCCGCTGACGGTATTTGCACGTAATGATCTTATAAAACAGTTGGAGGCGAATTCATGA
- the yhbY gene encoding ribosome assembly RNA-binding protein YhbY, with translation MLTGKQKRYLRSLAHHLDPIFQVGKGGTNDQLVRHINDAIEKRELMKISILNNCLDDKNEIAEELAEKSKAELVQIIGSTIILYKESKDYKQIELP, from the coding sequence ATGCTAACGGGTAAGCAAAAGCGATATCTTCGATCCCTCGCACACCATTTGGATCCGATTTTTCAAGTGGGCAAGGGTGGAACCAATGACCAGCTTGTAAGACATATTAACGATGCGATTGAGAAAAGAGAATTAATGAAAATCAGTATTTTGAACAACTGCCTTGACGATAAAAATGAGATTGCTGAAGAGCTTGCGGAGAAATCCAAAGCAGAACTGGTTCAGATTATTGGCAGCACGATTATTCTTTACAAAGAATCTAAAGATTACAAACAAATAGAATTGCCATAA
- the aroE gene encoding shikimate dehydrogenase: MITKTDLLASTGALLLGVIGDPIAHSKSPVMHQAALSALGLPGSYVSMHVKPGQVSEAIAGIKALGFRGINVTIPHKLEVIPYLDHLDETALRIGAVNTIVNDYGILTGYNTDGIGYVRSLKEEAVSELRGKKIMVLGAGGAARGIVYALSLESPDSIFIANRTADKAEAMADEWKELADIRGISMQQLPSYLKDIDILINTTSVGMHPNMSEAPVDVNLISENTVVSDLIYNPLQTRLLAESEKKGCTVHGGLGMFVNQGAYALEYWTGMPAPVAAMRNAVLKSMAG, translated from the coding sequence ATGATAACAAAGACGGATTTACTCGCAAGTACCGGTGCACTGCTCCTTGGCGTTATCGGAGATCCTATAGCTCATTCCAAGTCGCCTGTCATGCATCAGGCTGCTTTGTCAGCGCTGGGGCTGCCCGGATCTTATGTTTCCATGCATGTGAAGCCTGGGCAGGTAAGTGAAGCCATTGCAGGGATCAAGGCTCTCGGGTTCCGGGGAATTAATGTTACCATTCCTCATAAGCTGGAGGTCATCCCTTATCTGGATCATCTGGATGAAACGGCACTCCGGATTGGAGCCGTCAATACGATTGTCAACGATTATGGCATATTGACCGGTTATAATACGGATGGAATTGGCTATGTGCGTTCACTTAAAGAAGAGGCGGTATCTGAACTAAGAGGGAAGAAGATCATGGTCCTGGGTGCGGGCGGCGCGGCGAGAGGCATCGTGTATGCTCTGTCGCTGGAAAGCCCGGACAGCATCTTCATTGCCAACCGTACAGCCGATAAGGCGGAAGCAATGGCGGATGAATGGAAGGAGCTTGCCGATATCCGGGGGATATCCATGCAGCAGCTGCCGTCGTATCTGAAGGATATCGATATCCTGATCAATACGACATCGGTCGGGATGCATCCGAATATGTCGGAAGCGCCGGTGGATGTGAATTTGATATCGGAAAATACAGTGGTCAGCGATTTGATCTATAACCCCCTTCAAACCAGATTGCTGGCAGAGAGTGAAAAAAAAGGCTGCACGGTGCATGGCGGCCTGGGCATGTTTGTCAACCAAGGCGCCTATGCGCTTGAATACTGGACCGGCATGCCGGCACCGGTTGCAGCAATGAGAAATGCTGTACTGAAAAGTATGGCTGGCTAG